AATAGGGATACATGAATACAGATGCTCAAAACATAACGAATCATGATATTAATATGGAATgtctttatttcaataatataaatacgtacAAAACAATATGGAATTGAACATCTTgagacatttcatcataatgGCGCTGACGAGTGTAATTTTATATCGACGaaagctaaaaatatattttgtgtaTTCGGGCCTTCGTATATTGAAGAGTGTTTAGGTAAATGTCCTAATTCTCGacatactaaagtctatttttttattcggtagactaaaatgacattcatcatgtgtcatttcatactatgaaatgtcattttagtctaccgaataaaaaaatagactttgcTGGATTTATAAATGAcactgctgtcacctctattgtcatttgtcaatgacctaagatgacatgtactagaACAGTGACGCGTATGCGGACGTCTACCTTGCAACAAACTAATACTTACTAGCTATACGttaaaatagataaataaatagtagTAATAGGTATAGTGGGGACCCAGCCAGCAAGCTAGGGCAATTGCAGCATCCACGCGGTAAACCCCTTACATTTCAATAGGGGCTCTACGTATTGGGTTCGGCCGCGCACGTCTCTCGCTCTTCGGAACACCAATTGTTCCGTGGCGAGTAAAGAagtaaaatttaacaaataagtTGGATTTGGTCCGTGGTATTTGAGTGGGTATTGTAAGTATAAGCGCTTTTGCGATTTTTTCAATTTAGTATTGAAGAAGTTCAATAGTTTACTGAAGTCAAGTGGGGTCCTAGCTTTATAAATCTTACGtgacatataaataaaacttaaaactgcATTCTCCGGTTTTGTGCACCCACATTCACATCacatacaataaatataattaatataattatacaagCTGAAACATGCTAAAATTTGTTTATACGCAAATATCTCGAGGTCAAATGCTACATAAAAGACCAGCCAAAGAGTGGCGGGATTTTAGAAATGGAGAATATTGTTATATCTAGGTACGTAATAACTTAGCGATGAAGATAAATAATACTTTAACCTGATGTATTTTTAATGAGGTAAGTACAAAAAGCTTTGAGCTTGGTCTATTTGGTTAATGGCAAATTTGgttaaacaattaagttttacgtaaattgtaaatttatttttgttagtcgGTGCTTCGTATGGCTGTCTTTATTGTTATAAGTTGTAAGTAATGTAACTTTTGCATGCATTTTTAATGTTACATATTATATAGAAGTTTCTCATTGTAAGTGAATGTATATACATACTATACATACTTTTAAGTCATATAGGTACAGACTGAAACATTGAATAAATCTTTGTATCTTTGACGCAGACACACTCACTTCGTGTGGCATTAAAAACGATCTATGCTCTGATTTTATATCGcagatactaaaatgacagtttgaTTGGCCAATTTCCTACCCTATCATCTTGATTTTATACTAATTTTGTTggacatacaaataaaaacaggttgaacccaatacttattataatataatgttgTCTGTAATCAACGAAATCATGCATATTCCGCACTCCATCGTGACTCGAGGTGCCACCtttgttgtttattttgaaCTTCTCTGTAGTACTTACACAATAGATTGCTTTAGTAGTGTGCGGTGTTTGTAGTTTTAAAGCTCGCTTTAGAAGTTTCATGAGTTACTACTGTTAAATACAACTTTTAACCAACTTCGCCAGTCAGGAAATCTCTCATTTATTCCTCTTTTGCTCATTAAAAACACTTATTAATTGATAAGTTGAAAAAAGGGTGCCTCAAATTGGATACCTGAAGTAAATTATGGTCAAAAGTTGATGTCACTACCTCAGAATTTAGTTACCAAAAACCTAAGGCGGCGTATGGCACCATCAAGTTCGGTGGTCAAACCAGAGAGCACGATTTTTTCTGTGACTATACCTACTGTCAATAACTGCTTGCTAGGTAATTACAAGCTGATTTCTTACCAGCGTCATGCGCGCACGATTATATAAGCAAGTGGACTTGGTAACTTGTCTAGCACCGCCAGCGGGGATATAAGCAGATACAGGAATAGATTACTCACCAGAGTCATGCAGGCGAGCACGAACGTGGAAGCCAGCGGCCACGGCGTGACGTGGCTCTCTTGCGTCATCAGTCCAGCTAGGGTGCGGCCGGACAGCCACGCGGCCAGCACTGCCAGTGGGGACATCAGCATTATTCCGAGACTGTCCACCATGAGCTGGAACAAATAGTCACGAGATGATCATTTGGCCGGCCACATCGTGTCAAATATTGTGACTAACCTTGAAAAGTTTGAAATGACCTGCCTTTTACTCGTATTGTAAAAGAAGATACCTTGTCAGTTAATCTTTGAATATACAGACCGTAATAAGATTAAGTACATATAAAGAATATAATGTATGTTCGTGTACATGTATGTACAAAAGAAAGACGCAAGGATTTCTAACAGTCGTGTTGATGTTTTATGTTCCCTGGTCTGTATTTTGAATGTAAACTACCATGTGTAGTGTATACCGTTGCGTCTACCATTGTGTTGTTTACGCTGACTGCCAAATGAAACTAGAATATTTCAGTTCAAAAACTCCGCTTAAATAAAGAAGTTACTCTTCGAATAGATCACAAACACAATTTGGATCGGTTAATTACCTAAATTAACCCGACTGGCGGCAGCTGGGATTTGGCAGAGTGCCAAACGTCCGGTCAATGGTCATCGATAGGGGTAAACTTTTATACTGTGTGCTGTATATTATTCAATCGACACCGTCGTTGTCGTAATCATTGTTTGTGTTGCATACTTAGTCATTATTTGCAAAAGTATGTAGCTGTAcaaaattaacataattagaCACAAACAATCTCTTATATTTTTCGTGACGTTTAGTGTTCATCGTGGGTGAGCTAGACGTGACTATTttagagccaacaggagtggtcatttctccatacaaacgtactcgactgtttcctccgtgggttttgaagctagagcaatgattttttcaacacagattaatattgtcaatatctgtgtcggatcgttttgctttttttgatatttttgttttttaaggcgctagagccctttaaAAAtgcccaaaatggcctaattgactatgccgcaatgagaggcgtggtattcaaaactgatatcaattagccagaAAATCAAATCGGtctgacacagataatttcataatcatttatatttccaaatttggttacgattggttaagttttggaggaggaaacagtcgagtacgaaacctcaatttttgagatttttacgcaggatttttcgccttgtctttatcgcactagttttaggagccgcttccgttagcgagacgggtatatttacctaaaatatttaaatctcaactcctgtttcgtcttaaaattAAAAGCAGTTGATGTATACAATTtagttttaatacattttctTTGTATTATTGACTGTACAAACTTTATGGTCCTGtggataaataataatttatttgaattttatgGAGATTTTCTGCCAGCCCGCAGGCAACAAAATGTTGCTATTAGAAACTAGTTAATCTCATTATACAGCCTCAACATTACTTTATCACCACggaaaatttaatttagttcttattaaaaacattaattgCTATTTAGAAACAATAGTGAACATACACCTACTAATTTTTCCGAACTTCTGGTAGAAAAGCACGAAAACGTCACAATACGGTTTTTTAACTACGCATGAAATTATCAAATTACAGACAGCGAAGATTTTATTCAGGATACATTTGGCGCCTCAATATATCGTTAAACGGCCCGGGTCTCAGCAGTCGGCGTTATTATATCATAACATAATGTTTATATCATTAATTTCGATACGAATTGGCTAGAACGTAAAAGCGTTCTTAATACTCAATAAGGTTCAGGtgttttctattatttttgGACTTGTATAAAGGAGATTATAAAACAGTCTCAAACGTCTAAATCTCTATTAGGTACATactaataaaaactattttctCACAAGTCTAACAATTCTATCATGGAAACATAAAATACGATTTTCTAAGATTTAACATCCTAATAAACTTGTGCaatagatgacgttagctaagatatatttttgttgaacagcattaatgaatagagtcaaacaaaacagactcatgataaaaataaaatgttttttaattaacaaatgctcaaaaaagggtcttctcttcgtatttaacaactttccaagaacacattctaaatataggtacctacatagttttgcaacagatattcggtattcggccgaatagtaggcaacattcgcccgaataccgaatattcggcaaagtggccgaataggccgaataccgaatagttgccgaatattcgtggcatctctactaaACACAACTGAATTTGAATttcaaattcataatattaagcctcgcattaaataataataacgagATTCTTTGAACTTGTTCCCTACCGGAAAAGTTATTACTGGTTAGCGTTCTGGCTCAAGAACCGCAGGTGTtcaagggtggaatcacatatatcagcatcgagccgcattttatgtATGAGGAATCGCTcattagtatgaagatgcgtacgcaacgggaagctgaaagcatgcgtaggTACGCATCTTTATACTTACGAGCGATTTTTCATGCATTAATAAAATGCGGCTCAATGCTGATatatgtgattccacccttaacTCACCGTTACGGTGCACGCAGCAGGTATGTGGTATCTCGCACAAAACCAAAAACTTGGTCGACCAAAAAACACAAGCATATATTATGTGGCGTTTGAGGTGCAAGCACGTACCTACTACCCGCCATTAGTTATTAAGTATACTAGAGAGTTTGGTACGAGTACCATCGTGGTCCGATGATTCGATACCGGCCTCGGCCACCggagggcttggtcactttttctataggatgacatctatttcaattaATAATGAGTCGGTCGACGTTACAACATCGCTCTAGTTCTTACCTGTTTAGCGTTCTGGCTCAAGAACCACATGACGAGCGCTTTAAGCACTCCATATCGGTGCACGCGGCGCGTATGGTACCGTGTCCCACAGAGCTCGCAGCGCGACTTGCCGGACTCAGTCAGCCATCGCTCTAGACACCGCACGTGGACGCGTCCCACCTAGTAAGGACAATTGGTTGTTATGTGAAGAATGTAAAACAGTTTTCGACATCTGGATTATTCGGCTTTAGCTTAACCTACTTCAATCACATTAATAAACGCCCCTGAAGCCGATGACAGGACGTTGGTATTATAATAACAAGATATTTAAGGTGAGTAAATTTCgatgataagtaggtaccatataatattgcattgttacctaacctaatacctaatatttaatataaaatactgTAAAAATGATAATCAGTACTAACCGTGCCCCGACAATTGCAGGCTGACACCAGCCTCCCGAGCTCCGGAGATAGGCAATCCCCACTGTGACAGATTCTACACATATCATCCAGCGAATGATCGCTCTGCTGTTCCAACTCTAACATCTCTAGTTCCGCAGTGTTAACTGTATAAACTTGGATTTCTTTGGCCCAATCTCGTGTTTCATGCGCCCAGTCAATCACGTTTGTCCCCACTGTCTCCACACATGAATCTATACCAACGTCTACACTTGTCCCAATATCTACTACTTTGTGAACTTCTATACTAGGGGTGTTAAGGTCATATATGCTATACTTTGGACTGCGAACTCTTGCTCGATGTGGATGCCGTTGCTCCCGACGGGCTCGATCCGTTGTCTCTCGTTTAGACGAGTGTGGAGACGATTGCGGTGTAGGGTGCGACGATTCTAAGAATGCATAGTCTACGGCAGTCTCTAAACTATAGGGTTTGGTAGGACTTAAATCAATTGAGTTATATATTTCTGTATTTGGTGCATCAAAGACAACCAAGCTATGTTTGGGACTGCGGACTCTTGCTCGTGGCTGACGTGTCGGCTCCCGACGGTTTCTATTTATTGTCTCCCGTTTAGATGGCGCTGGCGTGAACTGTGGTGTAGGTTGGTTTGATTCTACTGATACGTTGTATGTAGATGTACTTAGGCTATTGAGTTTTATAGTACTTGAGTCAACGGGGTCGGTTTTGTTCTCTATTCTTACTGGTGGAGGGGTCGAACAGTTATCACATTCTAACACGACCGCCATCGGTTCTAATGCTACTGAGCGGTTTTGAagacttttgtttgttgttttattatttttcactgACGAATTTGAAGATGAATCGCTGAAacaaaataatgttgtaaagattcacataaatgatttttaggtttccgttttttccttttgagtaaGTAGTTTCCTTTATACTTTTACAAACAGTTACCTATGTGAATCACTCAGCCTCTTTAAACTGACTATAAGCTTACCCTTACTAAAACAGTTTTAAGAGCTTAATGAACGGGTTTCAGGAAAGAACGGCTTTGGTAAGCAAAGCCGTACTACTAAAGCCATCAAAGCGGATCTCGGACCAATCCCTGTAgtagtacctatttgttgtgACTGTGCCGCCCTTGGGTAGGTTTTTTCGTGCCACTTCATGCTTAACTGAAAATTTTCTTCGTCTTGAGTTTGGcattttgcaaaaaaatattttttattttttatgaaaatcgtTTGACGGACATGTTTTGATTAATGAGTAATTTTGACacttatattttttctattaatcATATTAGACTTTTAGTACCATTTTAGTACGTACTACCATTTATTCGACATTGCGCGTAGGTTGCTTGAAGCAATAAGtttgtgaaataaagaaatgTTTTGGGACAACATTTTCACTGATCAACCTAGCCCGTAAATAtcaactatagatggtcaagcagatcttgtcagtagaaaaaggcggcaaatttgaaaaatgtaggtgcgaaggaaatttgattttcgcgcctttttgtactgacaagagttgcttgaccatctacatataaatatacaaatacttcttGTAGGACAAATGTACACTTGTACATGTACATATTACGCCAAAACTAAATGAAAGTTCAGAAAATGGGCACATTGGCGAGAACAACATTATTAGATTTATTCAGGCAATAGTGCTACCACATACATTTGGATATATTGACATGTAACGTAATTTTGCGCAAAAACATCCTCCAAAAAGTAGGACATAAAATATTCAGCAATGTTTATTGTTTCTTGTCCCTAATATGTACTTCTTTGATAataaccagagatcggacagattggcggcattgctcgcaataatgtggacatgactccaaatttgattaaataattaatcatttaattattttaattaattttttacctgagatttaattttgttccctagttaataaatagcacttaaatatatttttgttataaaaaaaatgagtacctacagaaaatttggaaaacatactgatttttttttaataagtttacattataagaactctttgtgttatttattgattagaaatcaaaattaatcctcaggtaagaaattaattaaatgattaattatttaatcaattttggagtcatgtccacattcttgcgagcaatgacgcaaatttgtccgatctagATGATTCTAAAGACAAGCGGGAAGTAAGAAAGTGCCATTAAATAATGTTCTATTGTTTTGTTAggtaccaaattttttttatatgtaatgttTATTTTCTCATAAACTTACTTTTGCTAACATTGCGGTACATTTCTTTAgcttattaaatttacttatttacataaCACTAGGTAATCAAGTAGGTCCATGTTAGTCGAGCAAATCAATTTGTTTCTTTGAGTCTGTCTTTAATCTATCCTCATGGAATATACAAGTTAGTTTACCTATGTACCCTGTTCATACAACTGAAACTGAAAGTTTATCTCTTTGTGGGTCACAGTCAGTTTTCCATTAGTTCGAGGCGACGAAACTTCACACAGAATACTAAGTAGAAGACAGATGGAAGCAAGGAAAATCTTTTATATTACTTTTCTAGCTAAACTTGTCAACCAGTTATAAAATtactgaaaaataataaaatatgtgaTTTGTTGTTGTCCTATGGCACCCGAGAGGATTTTCACAAGCTTGCGCCATGTCTTCCTATATTCAGCGACCGTGTGAGCGACCCCGTGATTTGTGAAAtatgtgatttactaaagaataaCCAAACATTCCAGTGGCGGAGGCCAGATTCGAACTGGCGTCTTAAGATATCGCGGCTGACGCCCTagaacagtggttcctaaccttttcagtccggtcacccctatgactaactaggaaacctgattttacccctcctcctaatggtaataaaaataaaacgtgtatgtttgttgtattgttaaattaggttagcttattacccccgtaaaataccacttttacccccacgggggtaattacccccaggttaggaaccactgccctaGAAGAAGTCCATTTGATTTCATTGTTTTAATTCACCCGATCAGATGAGTAAGATGACTCAAACCTATTTTATTACTGTGAGTGAAATGCCTTGCGAggaataattatataattaacaGGTTTTTGTAATTTCAACTTCAGAATACGGGCCTGTTGATGTGAATCGTTCATTAAACGCTACGGACTTCGGCGTAGCGCTATGATTCGACGTAGCCTACGAAATTACACTTAAAACGGCCACTAACAACCcttgtaaaggttttgtaaatcttttaaccttttaaccgccagcaatttttgatcgagcgtgctcgtgtcgccaccgacagtaatagTACCaagcagagtaaggttggcatagttacggggcATAGTTAgttatgtgctgtaaaaaccaaatcagatctttgtcttatttatcagactgtggcgaaatgagctggatatgtaatgactaatgtcttatatatcagactctggcggttaaagggttaatgatACGACCTTGATACATTCATAGTTCATCTCATGCGCACTCATAAGTTCGAGCGAGGTGGCTAATGGCAAGACTCCCCAGAAgagctaagatggccggctctttatcatttgtcaccaacGCCTGTCACATTCAACAAGTACAACAAGTGGtttgttagctgtacgtccaatacgcagttcgtccaaatgatatttcaattcgcatttcgtccaacacgtatttggtccaacatgcatttcgtccaacagcgTTTCGTCCAACGCGTATTACGTCAACACGTATTTCGTCCAACCGCATGCCGTCCAACATGGATTTAGTCCAACACACATTTTGTCCAGTAGGCATTCCGTCCAACTCGTATATGTAGAAGTCTtgtcaagaaaaatataattatgcgtcTCTCATTACTGCAGCCACGGGTCATTTATGAAAATTCGAACCGTTTGTCTGAGTAACGTACGCCTTTGTACGACACACCTGTGCGTGAGCGGCGCGTTTTCGTGAACCTTGTAGGAAGACACGAAGGTGGACATTGGGCTTTGGGCTGTAGCCacacgcgtcagttgacgtatttggcggtcaaggggttaatggaatggaaacaaagattcattgattagcgaacgagcgagcgaagcgaagttctaccaatcaacttggaacacacggctggctagagaGAGGCACGTCCCGGCGTTTCGATATTTCTTgactgaactatcagaggatagtttgttacgctataactaaatatagtatatttgttctaattcaaacggTAATTTTACTCAAATGGTACCTTTCCCTGTCACTGTCACAGATATATGCCGCGTTCACACAACTTATTTACATGAACGCGACATTTCCAAGCATTCCCTGCGCAAAGTTGTCAGCTCGCTCGCAAACCAAagagtctaccgcgaacactgaAGTCCGCAAATTGCTGCATTTTTCTGTTTAACTCCAATTGtacgtaattaaagtgacagagaaaaatgcccgtaatttgtgaatttcggtgttcgcggtagaccctcaggatgGAACTGTCGCATATTTGTTAATCAACATTACGTAACGAACGTCAATGAGGAATTTCACATGCTCAAATGTgtgttgtgtaggtatttattcttatcCTAGTCTTCCTTAGTCTTGTCCCAGAGAACGGGACGAGCTTCCACTAGTGAAATAAAAAAGTCGACATCTAAATTGTCAGCCATTTTTGTGCATTAATTAGCACGTGAGAACTATGCAACAGCAAAACAATAACTGCGCCGTCCGCCGGTGTGGCGGCACCGTGCCGTCGCACCGTGCGCGGCACCGTACACGGCACCGTGCCGCGGCACGACGCCGTGCCGTTACACGGTGGCCGGCGCCGCACCgtggacatgtggccgggccctaacaaCAGTAACAACCCGTTAACGGCTCCGACCGCGGGTCCCAGTAGCACCATATCATCGGCGTAGCTGATATTATTGacattttctcatttcccataTCCTTTTAAtagacgaatcacgaaatggacgaactccgtaatgatgaatcgcgaaatggacgaaatgcagagtgacaaatcgcgaaatggacgaactgcgtattgactaatcacgaaatggacgcatcacttatggacaaactgcgtagtagacgaatggacgaaatgcgatttggacgaactgcgtattggacgtccagctaacaaatcctatgtaagtgcgaaagtgacgcatggcatgacaggtgataaaaacacgaccatgataccgctgctaGTCATGTGACGGGCACCACTCAGCGTAGGTGAACGTCGAGGTGGGATGATAACAAGAACAAAACCTTTAATATTTTTGGTTCACACCAGTATGACTTACGgtgcgattcgggaaatgatttagagattcactagatatgaaatagtaaagatatgtgacgttccacggcaaaaggtaccttatggcgaaTCGCGCCGTTAGAAACATTGTTTTAAAAAAGTTCATAACTCCTAAGGGAATAAAATGGGCTATATTTATAGTTCCCGCAACGCCTTCGTGGAATACCGCGCTTT
This portion of the Cydia amplana chromosome 7, ilCydAmpl1.1, whole genome shotgun sequence genome encodes:
- the LOC134649577 gene encoding uncharacterized protein LOC134649577; translation: MPNSRRRKFSVKHEVARKNLPKGGTVTTNSDSSSNSSVKNNKTTNKSLQNRSVALEPMAVVLECDNCSTPPPVRIENKTDPVDSSTIKLNSLSTSTYNVSVESNQPTPQFTPAPSKRETINRNRREPTRQPRARVRSPKHSLVVFDAPNTEIYNSIDLSPTKPYSLETAVDYAFLESSHPTPQSSPHSSKRETTDRARREQRHPHRARVRSPKYSIYDLNTPSIEVHKVVDIGTSVDVGIDSCVETVGTNVIDWAHETRDWAKEIQVYTVNTAELEMLELEQQSDHSLDDMCRICHSGDCLSPELGRLVSACNCRGTVGRVHVRCLERWLTESGKSRCELCGTRYHTRRVHRYGVLKALVMWFLSQNAKQLMVDSLGIMLMSPLAVLAAWLSGRTLAGLMTQESHVTPWPLASTFVLACMTLVCYYCWIVSAATRHALGWWIWYRSQYEVRLELQDEE